A window of Sulfurimonas gotlandica GD1 contains these coding sequences:
- a CDS encoding HupE/UreJ family protein, with the protein MKIFFLFVSFFLLNTSAYAHGISAADTQAMLDGGNLRYIWLGATHMLSGYDHLLFLFGVVFFLTTTKDILKFVTIFTVGHSITLIFATFMSINANYYLIDAVIAISVIYKAFDNNKGFQNYLGVKSPNLLVMVLIFGFIHGFGLSTRLQQLPLGEQNLDMLIKIISFNIGVEIGQIIALIFMLIVLTQWRRTASFLRLGKVANHVLMFAGFMLLLMQLHAYLHTTNEEEFGFNKDEHHHIHLDMKKAEQQNYTHDSL; encoded by the coding sequence ATGAAAATATTTTTTCTATTTGTCTCGTTTTTTTTGCTAAATACATCTGCATATGCACATGGAATTTCAGCAGCTGACACACAGGCAATGCTTGACGGAGGTAACCTTCGTTATATCTGGTTAGGTGCAACACATATGTTGAGTGGTTATGACCATTTACTTTTTCTTTTTGGAGTTGTATTTTTTCTTACAACAACTAAAGATATTCTAAAGTTTGTAACAATATTTACTGTTGGACACAGCATCACTTTGATATTTGCTACTTTTATGAGTATCAATGCAAATTATTATCTTATAGATGCTGTTATCGCTATTAGTGTTATCTATAAAGCATTTGATAATAACAAAGGATTTCAAAACTATTTAGGTGTAAAATCTCCTAACTTATTAGTAATGGTTCTTATATTTGGATTTATACATGGATTTGGACTATCTACAAGATTGCAACAATTACCACTTGGTGAGCAAAACTTAGATATGCTAATAAAAATAATTTCATTCAACATAGGTGTAGAAATTGGACAGATTATTGCTCTAATTTTCATGCTTATTGTATTGACACAGTGGAGAAGAACAGCATCTTTTTTACGACTTGGTAAAGTGGCTAATCATGTATTGATGTTTGCTGGTTTTATGTTGTTATTAATGCAACTACATGCTTATCTACATACAACAAATGAAGAAGAATTTGGATTTAACAAGGATGAGCATCATCATATTCATTTAGATATGAAAAAAGCTGAACAACAAAACTATACACATGATAGTTTATAA
- a CDS encoding DUF3147 family protein, with protein MSYYIVKLIITTLLIVLISEIAKRNSLMGAMLAAIPLVSILAMIWMYVDTNDSNSAVEFSNSIIWLIVPSMTLFIAFPILIKKGLSFYPSLSISILMTILAYYSVIFVLTKLGIR; from the coding sequence TTGTCTTACTATATTGTTAAATTAATAATAACTACACTTTTAATTGTATTAATCTCTGAAATAGCTAAAAGAAATAGTTTAATGGGTGCAATGTTAGCTGCAATTCCCTTGGTGTCAATATTGGCAATGATATGGATGTATGTAGATACAAATGACAGTAATAGTGCAGTGGAATTTTCAAACTCTATTATATGGTTAATTGTTCCATCTATGACATTATTTATTGCTTTTCCGATTCTGATTAAAAAAGGATTGAGTTTTTATCCAAGTTTGTCTATTTCGATACTTATGACTATACTCGCTTACTATAGTGTTATATTTGTTCTTACTAAGCTTGGTATTAGATGA
- a CDS encoding thioredoxin domain-containing protein, translating to MPNRLEKEDSPYLQQHKENPVDWFAWGDEAFAKAKKGNKAIFISIGYSSCHWCHVMEETVFENQECADILNEHFVCIKVDREERPDIDKHYQEVHMLLNRRAGGWPTSIFCTPQNKPFFAGTYIPPESQQGSIEGMGFKELTKLIGSKVKENDPQLYKNADEVESFLKTEKHPTEATVLKEEFTKNFMLQVKNNYEPRDGGFSVSPKFPHASTLGTLLTIDKLYDDKAAKAMLIHTLESMKKGGMYDLVDGGFCRYSVDSEWRVPHFEKMLYDNALLCDLYANTYLTYKDESFLITAKEIADFWYNFMSEDNLFYSASDADSEGEEGIYFVYTYDEVYKSLSDNGYENIEEMLAEMEVTHDGNFEGKNIIRFNGEKIPEYFDKVKILLQDLRKNREYPFIDKKVQTSWSSMMIKALFTLGTIDSKYKDRAVKSLDALLRTMFIDSKLYHTTLIHKTPKVEAFLEDYAYLAQALIAAYNATQDELYLIQAQRFANIALEEFYKKGSWNFSNGEFETKADIADNTYTSSVSIMLDVLISLGTLLEDEKYSHFAFKTLEYNSYELGRRPVIYPYMLRQMLRHIRGDRVIKSNAYNLGANSYELSSLEYPFTHKKLSQDASFMVCGDKNCFANTDNINKINDIIKNSF from the coding sequence ATGCCAAATAGATTAGAAAAAGAAGATTCTCCATATTTACAGCAACATAAAGAAAATCCGGTTGATTGGTTTGCCTGGGGTGACGAAGCATTTGCAAAAGCCAAAAAAGGAAATAAAGCTATCTTCATTAGTATAGGTTACTCATCTTGTCACTGGTGTCATGTAATGGAAGAGACAGTTTTTGAAAACCAAGAATGTGCAGATATTTTAAATGAGCACTTTGTCTGTATCAAAGTTGACCGTGAAGAGCGTCCGGATATAGACAAGCACTACCAAGAAGTTCATATGCTTCTTAACCGTCGTGCAGGCGGTTGGCCGACATCTATCTTTTGTACTCCTCAAAATAAGCCATTTTTTGCAGGAACTTACATACCACCTGAATCCCAACAAGGGTCAATTGAAGGTATGGGGTTTAAAGAACTTACAAAACTCATAGGTTCAAAAGTAAAAGAAAATGATCCTCAACTCTATAAAAATGCTGATGAAGTGGAAAGCTTTTTAAAAACGGAAAAACATCCAACAGAAGCAACAGTTTTAAAAGAAGAGTTTACTAAAAACTTTATGCTTCAGGTAAAAAACAATTATGAGCCAAGAGATGGAGGTTTCTCAGTATCTCCTAAATTTCCTCATGCATCTACGCTTGGTACACTTCTAACTATTGATAAACTATATGATGACAAAGCAGCTAAGGCTATGCTTATTCACACATTGGAGTCTATGAAAAAAGGTGGTATGTACGACCTTGTTGACGGCGGTTTTTGTCGCTACTCAGTAGACAGTGAGTGGAGAGTTCCTCACTTTGAGAAGATGCTATACGATAACGCCTTACTTTGTGACCTTTATGCAAATACTTACCTGACTTACAAAGATGAAAGTTTTTTGATTACTGCCAAAGAGATTGCAGATTTTTGGTATAACTTTATGAGTGAAGATAATCTTTTCTATAGTGCAAGTGACGCGGACAGTGAAGGTGAAGAAGGAATTTATTTTGTATATACATACGATGAAGTTTATAAGTCTCTATCAGATAATGGGTATGAGAATATAGAAGAGATGCTTGCAGAGATGGAAGTCACACATGATGGTAACTTTGAAGGCAAAAATATTATCCGCTTTAATGGTGAAAAAATCCCTGAGTATTTTGATAAAGTAAAAATTCTTTTGCAAGATTTGAGAAAAAACAGAGAGTATCCGTTTATAGACAAAAAAGTTCAAACATCTTGGTCTAGTATGATGATAAAAGCACTTTTTACTCTTGGAACTATAGATTCTAAGTATAAAGATAGAGCTGTAAAAAGCCTAGACGCACTGCTTAGAACTATGTTTATAGACTCTAAACTTTATCACACTACTCTTATCCATAAGACTCCAAAAGTAGAAGCTTTTTTAGAAGACTATGCTTATCTTGCTCAAGCACTAATAGCTGCATACAATGCTACTCAAGATGAACTATATCTTATTCAAGCTCAAAGGTTTGCAAACATAGCTTTAGAAGAGTTTTACAAAAAAGGAAGTTGGAACTTTAGCAACGGAGAGTTTGAGACAAAAGCTGATATTGCGGACAATACTTACACAAGTTCAGTAAGTATCATGCTAGATGTTCTTATCTCTCTAGGTACTCTTCTTGAAGATGAAAAATACTCTCATTTTGCTTTTAAAACTCTGGAGTACAACTCTTATGAACTAGGAAGAAGACCTGTAATATATCCATATATGCTGCGTCAGATGCTAAGACATATTAGAGGAGACAGAGTTATAAAATCAAATGCTTATAACCTAGGTGCAAACTCTTATGAACTAAGTTCTCTAGAATATCCATTTACACATAAAAAGTTATCTCAAGATGCCAGCTTTATGGTCTGTGGTGACAAGAACTGTTTTGCAAATACGGATAATATAAATAAAATCAATGATATAATAAAAAATAGTTTCTAA
- a CDS encoding DUF6488 family protein, whose amino-acid sequence MKTLIKATAVTLALSFTTLYAGSGHSHDGEHGHSHAQAKVSQSVVKKQANQGLTRLIQSGKVEKSWSNIPIKDMNKKQFHHNMEWVVSYENKKITNKTEQTLYIFVSLTGEITGANYTGK is encoded by the coding sequence ATGAAAACATTAATAAAAGCAACAGCAGTTACATTAGCACTAAGTTTCACAACACTATATGCAGGTAGTGGGCATAGCCATGATGGCGAACATGGGCATAGTCATGCGCAAGCAAAAGTAAGTCAATCAGTTGTTAAAAAACAGGCTAATCAAGGACTTACAAGATTAATTCAGTCTGGAAAAGTTGAGAAAAGTTGGTCAAATATTCCAATTAAAGATATGAATAAAAAACAATTTCATCATAATATGGAATGGGTAGTTAGCTATGAAAATAAAAAGATTACAAATAAAACGGAACAAACTCTTTATATTTTCGTAAGTCTTACTGGTGAGATTACAGGTGCCAACTATACAGGTAAATGA
- a CDS encoding alpha/beta fold hydrolase, producing MQRMINGISVHTFGKATNQAIVFIHGFPFDHTLWDDVIDEFKDEYYCISYDIRGFGKSEIETAQFTMESYVQDLESVVLGLKLNKPIICGFSMGGYIALRANERENYKALILANTATNSDSDEAKLKRAAGISNIDAKGLEPFIDAFFSAAFSEDFVKEEPLKIKDKVMNTNSIAIKAALLAMISRTDTTQSLNKIDIPVLLITSENDKIIPKETMEQMASKIKNSTLVSLSESGHVSMIENPDEFKSAVRSFLQSLCH from the coding sequence ATGCAAAGAATGATCAATGGTATAAGTGTTCACACTTTTGGTAAAGCAACCAACCAAGCTATAGTTTTTATACATGGATTTCCATTTGATCATACACTTTGGGATGATGTGATAGATGAGTTTAAAGATGAGTATTATTGCATCTCATATGATATTAGAGGGTTTGGTAAGTCTGAGATAGAAACTGCTCAGTTTACTATGGAGAGTTATGTTCAAGACTTAGAGAGTGTTGTTTTGGGATTAAAGCTAAATAAGCCCATCATTTGTGGATTTTCTATGGGTGGTTATATAGCACTTAGAGCAAATGAAAGAGAAAACTACAAGGCGTTGATACTTGCAAATACTGCAACAAACAGTGATAGTGATGAAGCAAAACTAAAAAGAGCTGCAGGCATTTCAAACATAGATGCTAAAGGGCTTGAGCCGTTTATAGATGCTTTTTTCTCGGCTGCTTTTAGTGAAGACTTTGTCAAAGAAGAGCCACTAAAAATAAAAGATAAAGTCATGAACACTAACTCCATAGCTATAAAAGCAGCACTTTTAGCGATGATTAGCAGAACTGATACAACTCAAAGTTTAAACAAGATAGACATTCCTGTTTTACTTATTACTAGCGAAAATGACAAGATAATACCTAAAGAGACAATGGAGCAAATGGCAAGCAAGATAAAAAACTCAACGCTTGTAAGTTTAAGCGAGAGTGGTCATGTGAGTATGATAGAAAATCCAGATGAATTTAAAAGTGCAGTGAGAAGTTTTTTGCAAAGTCTTTGTCACTAA